Proteins from a single region of Abyssalbus ytuae:
- the hisS gene encoding histidine--tRNA ligase has protein sequence MAQKPSIPKGTRDFTPTEVAKRNYIISVIKKHFETFGFQPIETPSFENSETLMGKYGDEGDRLIFKILNSGDFLSKVTEDVLREKDSNKLALKISEKALRYDLTVPFARYVVMHQNEIDFPFKRYQVQPVWRADRPQKGRFREFYQCDADVVGSASLWQEVEFIQLYDTVFSDLKINGVTIKLNNRKILSGIAEVIGAKDKLTDFTVALDKLDKIGEEGVKKEMLSKGISEEALEKVQPLFKFSGDNFEKLSKLKQLLEKSEEGKKGIEELEFIISNLNNLGLKTARVDVDVTLARGLNYYTGAIIEVAAPAEVKLGSIGGGGRYDDLTGIFGLKDVSGVGISFGLDRIYLVLEELNLFPETVTKNLDILFINFGEKEAFQSLKTINSLREKGLKVELYPDAAKMQKQMKYANKRSIPFIVMIGEKELENNTFVLKNMVSGEQTTYNFKEIEEVFNQVNNQD, from the coding sequence ATGGCACAAAAACCTTCAATACCTAAAGGAACACGAGACTTTACACCAACAGAAGTAGCTAAACGAAACTATATTATTTCTGTAATAAAAAAACATTTTGAAACTTTTGGTTTTCAACCCATAGAAACCCCAAGCTTTGAAAATTCCGAAACCTTGATGGGTAAGTATGGAGACGAAGGAGACAGGCTTATTTTTAAGATATTAAATTCGGGAGATTTTCTGTCTAAAGTGACGGAAGATGTTTTACGGGAAAAGGATTCTAATAAGTTAGCTTTAAAAATATCAGAAAAAGCCCTTCGCTATGATTTAACAGTACCTTTTGCACGCTATGTGGTAATGCACCAGAACGAAATTGACTTTCCGTTTAAACGCTACCAGGTACAACCTGTATGGAGGGCCGACAGGCCTCAGAAAGGAAGGTTCAGGGAGTTCTATCAATGTGATGCCGATGTGGTCGGATCAGCTTCACTGTGGCAGGAAGTAGAGTTTATTCAGTTGTATGATACGGTTTTTTCCGATTTAAAAATAAACGGAGTCACTATCAAATTAAATAACCGTAAGATTTTATCAGGAATAGCAGAAGTTATTGGTGCTAAAGATAAATTGACAGATTTTACGGTTGCTCTAGATAAACTCGATAAAATCGGGGAAGAAGGAGTTAAAAAAGAAATGCTAAGCAAAGGTATTTCTGAAGAAGCTCTGGAAAAAGTTCAGCCTTTGTTTAAGTTTTCTGGTGATAATTTTGAAAAATTAAGCAAATTAAAACAACTCCTGGAAAAATCAGAAGAGGGGAAAAAGGGTATTGAAGAACTTGAATTTATAATAAGTAACTTAAATAATCTGGGTCTGAAAACTGCCAGGGTTGATGTAGATGTAACCCTTGCGCGTGGATTGAATTATTATACCGGGGCAATTATAGAAGTTGCTGCACCTGCTGAAGTAAAACTCGGCTCAATAGGAGGAGGAGGCCGGTATGACGACCTTACCGGAATTTTTGGACTAAAAGATGTAAGTGGAGTGGGTATTTCATTTGGATTAGACAGAATTTATCTGGTGCTCGAAGAATTGAATCTTTTCCCTGAAACTGTCACAAAAAATCTGGATATATTGTTTATAAACTTTGGCGAAAAAGAAGCTTTTCAATCGTTAAAAACCATTAATTCACTTCGTGAAAAAGGTTTAAAGGTTGAATTATATCCTGATGCGGCAAAAATGCAAAAGCAAATGAAGTACGCAAACAAGCGCAGTATTCCTTTTATTGTAATGATAGGAGAAAAGGAATTGGAAAACAATACTTTTGTGTTAAAGAATATGGTGTCCGGTGAGCAGACTACTTATAATTTTAAGGAAATTGAAGAAGTTTTTAATCAGGTAAACAACCAAGATTAG
- a CDS encoding GH1 family beta-glucosidase: MKFPKDFVWGSATSSYQIEGAWNVDGRGPSIWDAFCQIPGKVFNNETGNVACDHYHKIKEDVVLMKAMGLKAYRFSISWSRILPQGRGEVNEKGIKFYSDLIDELLANNIEPWVTLYHWDLPLALQLEMDGWLNKDISDVFAEYAQICFEHFGDRVKHWITFNEAWVVSILGYGQGVFAPGRISNAEPYLAGHHILIAHAKAVKLYREKYQFLQKGKIGITNNCDWREPLTNSKEDKEAAERALEFFLAWFTDPIYFGHYPKSMVERLGERLPEFTREEKEMLMGSTDFFGLNHYTTMLASEAKEVEQGSVYGNGGLSEDQDVNLSMDPDWELTEMKWAVVPWGCRKLLEWISERYNYPEIIITENGCAYDDRLINGEVNDIKRVEFFEGYLKECSRAIEKGVNLKGYFMWSFMDNFEWASGYSKRFGVHYVDFNTLERTPKTSAIWFGNFIRTNS; encoded by the coding sequence ATGAAATTTCCAAAAGATTTTGTGTGGGGTTCTGCCACATCATCTTATCAAATAGAAGGGGCGTGGAATGTTGACGGGCGGGGCCCTTCAATATGGGATGCTTTTTGCCAGATTCCCGGAAAAGTATTTAATAATGAGACCGGCAATGTGGCTTGCGACCATTATCATAAAATAAAGGAAGATGTTGTACTTATGAAAGCTATGGGGTTAAAAGCCTACAGGTTTTCTATTTCATGGTCAAGAATTTTACCACAGGGCAGAGGAGAGGTGAATGAGAAAGGGATTAAATTCTATTCAGATCTTATTGATGAATTACTTGCAAACAATATAGAACCGTGGGTTACTTTATATCACTGGGATTTACCTCTGGCTCTTCAGCTTGAAATGGATGGATGGCTGAATAAAGATATATCTGATGTTTTTGCCGAATATGCACAAATATGTTTTGAGCACTTTGGCGATAGGGTAAAGCACTGGATTACTTTTAATGAAGCCTGGGTTGTGTCTATATTAGGTTATGGTCAGGGAGTTTTTGCCCCGGGCCGAATTTCTAATGCTGAACCTTACTTAGCCGGTCATCATATTTTAATAGCTCATGCAAAAGCAGTAAAATTATACAGGGAAAAATATCAGTTTTTACAAAAAGGAAAAATAGGTATTACCAACAATTGCGACTGGAGAGAACCATTAACAAATAGCAAAGAGGACAAAGAAGCAGCTGAAAGAGCCCTAGAGTTTTTTTTGGCATGGTTTACTGATCCGATCTATTTTGGACATTATCCTAAAAGTATGGTTGAAAGGCTGGGTGAAAGATTACCGGAATTTACAAGGGAAGAGAAAGAAATGCTGATGGGTTCCACTGATTTTTTCGGGTTGAACCATTATACTACCATGTTGGCTTCTGAGGCTAAGGAAGTTGAACAGGGATCGGTGTATGGTAACGGGGGATTGTCTGAAGATCAGGATGTAAACCTTTCTATGGATCCTGACTGGGAGCTTACTGAAATGAAATGGGCTGTTGTTCCCTGGGGATGTAGAAAACTGTTGGAATGGATATCGGAAAGATATAATTATCCGGAAATAATAATTACTGAAAACGGTTGCGCATATGATGACAGATTGATAAATGGAGAAGTGAATGATATTAAAAGAGTAGAATTTTTTGAAGGCTATTTAAAAGAGTGCTCCAGGGCCATTGAAAAAGGGGTTAATTTAAAAGGTTATTTCATGTGGTCTTTTATGGATAATTTTGAGTGGGCTTCAGGATACAGCAAACGTTTTGGTGTGCATTATGTAGATTTCAATACACTAGAACGTACACCAAAAACATCTGCTATTTGGTTTGGAAACTTTATTCGTACTAATTCTTAA